One part of the Nocardioides zeae genome encodes these proteins:
- a CDS encoding DUF3566 domain-containing protein: MTDDSRTGTAVRPTQVGPGAGKAPGSGPTGKGAGSAAAGADTAAAARQKRRVRRARLRLTHIDPWSVMKTAFLLSIAFAIVTVVSVFIVWTVLDAAGVWDSINSTIADVVGSDADSFDIEGYVGMSRVMGLTLLIAAVDVVLITAMATLGAFLYNLAAALLGGIDVTLAEER; this comes from the coding sequence ATGACCGACGACTCCCGCACCGGGACGGCCGTGCGGCCGACCCAGGTCGGCCCGGGTGCAGGCAAGGCCCCCGGCTCCGGCCCGACGGGCAAGGGCGCCGGTTCCGCTGCGGCCGGCGCCGACACGGCGGCTGCGGCCCGGCAGAAGCGGCGCGTGCGTCGCGCGCGGCTGCGCCTGACCCACATCGACCCGTGGTCGGTGATGAAGACGGCGTTCCTGCTGTCGATCGCCTTTGCGATCGTCACGGTCGTCTCCGTCTTCATCGTCTGGACCGTCCTCGACGCCGCCGGCGTGTGGGACTCCATCAACTCGACGATCGCCGACGTGGTGGGCTCCGACGCCGACAGCTTCGACATCGAGGGCTACGTGGGCATGTCCCGGGTCATGGGCCTCACGCTGCTCATCGCGGCCGTCGACGTCGTGCTCATCACCGCGATGGCGACGCTCGGCGCGTTCCTCTACAACCTCGCGGCGGCGCTGCTCGGCGGCATCGACGTGACCCTCGCCGAGGAGCGCTGA